DNA sequence from the Candidatus Korarchaeota archaeon NZ13-K genome:
AACTCCCTCTCCAGAAACCTTATGTAGGCCTTCATCTCCTCGGGCAATCCCTCCCACCCCTCATCAATCACTCCCCTCCAGTCTCGGTCCTCCCAGCCCTCCAGTTCGACGTAGCCGGGCCTAGCCCTGCTCATCTCATCGACGTAGGGAGGGGCTACCCTGAGCTCCTCCCCATCCAGCTCATAGGCAACGGCTACCTTTATCCTCCTGATGCCGGAGAGCACATCCAGCTTCCTTATGGCCAGGTAGCCCACGCCGTTTATCAGGGCTGAGTACCTCAGCATGGGGATATCGAGCCAACCGACCCTCCTGGGCCTGCCGGTCGTCGTCCCGTACTCCCCTCCCCTCTCCCTTATGCGATCGGCCTCCTCACCGAAGAGCTCCGTTGGGAAGGGTCCTGCCCCCACCCTGGAAGTATAGGCCTTGCAGACCCCAAGAACGGCATCTATGACCAGGGGACTCACTCCGACGCCCGTGCAGGCCCCTCCGGCAATCGTGCTCGATGAGGTGACGAAGGGATATGTGCCATGGTCCACGTCGAGCAGGGTTCCCTGGGCCCCCTCGAATACGACCATCTTACCCCTCGCTATCGCATCGTTCACCTCTATGTGGTCGTCCCCGACGAAGGGTCCGAGGAACTCCCTCCAAACATTCGACCTGGCTAGGAGATCGCCGTAATAGCTCTCCATATCTCCTCTCAGGACATTGGCCCTCCTCAGCTCCGCCTCCTTGAGCTCAAGCACCCTCCTGAGCTTCTCAGGGAACTCGCGACTGAAGAGGTCCTTCACCCTCAGGCCCGTGACCCTGGCCATCTTATCCTGATAGGCGGGGCCGATCCCCCTCTTCGTCGTGCCCAGCGAGTCGCCCGCCAGGGAGGCGTCCAGCTCCCTGTGGTAGGGAAGCAGCAGGGTGGCCTTGAGGGACACCAGTATGTCGACCTTCTTCCCCCTCCTCCTGAGCTCCTCAACCTCCTCCATG
Encoded proteins:
- a CDS encoding adenylosuccinate synthase, translated to MPAIVVVGMQFGDESKGAVVDFLAGWADLVVRYNGGSNAGHTVVAEGSKYKFHLIPSGAARGKRCVIGAGVAFDPEVFMEEVEELRRRGKKVDILVSLKATLLLPYHRELDASLAGDSLGTTKRGIGPAYQDKMARVTGLRVKDLFSREFPEKLRRVLELKEAELRRANVLRGDMESYYGDLLARSNVWREFLGPFVGDDHIEVNDAIARGKMVVFEGAQGTLLDVDHGTYPFVTSSSTIAGGACTGVGVSPLVIDAVLGVCKAYTSRVGAGPFPTELFGEEADRIRERGGEYGTTTGRPRRVGWLDIPMLRYSALINGVGYLAIRKLDVLSGIRRIKVAVAYELDGEELRVAPPYVDEMSRARPGYVELEGWEDRDWRGVIDEGWEGLPEEMKAYIRFLERELNVKTVLVGLGPEREMTITTPAFDELIGSLTGVRAREPTVI